Proteins from a genomic interval of Romeriopsis navalis LEGE 11480:
- a CDS encoding ParA family protein: MIITVASFKGGVGKSTTAIHLATYLAQRRGTKPDSVILADGDLNRSVIQWADRGGDNIPFLVCDGDNIPDEYTHLVIDTAARPNDDDLLALAETSDLLVVPCTPTTFALEATIATLATLPSEKYRILLTVVPPKPSREGEKAQKALKQAGLPVFKPMIRRFAAYLKAENAGLPVGQIRDPKSSDAWAEYEAVGKEMWRVARK; encoded by the coding sequence ATGATTATCACCGTCGCATCCTTCAAAGGTGGAGTCGGCAAAAGTACCACCGCCATCCACCTTGCTACCTACCTGGCCCAAAGACGTGGCACCAAACCCGACAGCGTCATCCTCGCCGATGGCGACCTCAACCGCTCCGTCATCCAATGGGCCGATCGGGGTGGCGACAACATTCCCTTCCTCGTCTGCGATGGCGACAATATCCCCGATGAGTACACCCACCTTGTCATCGACACCGCCGCCCGACCCAACGACGACGACCTCCTCGCCCTCGCCGAGACCTCCGATCTGCTCGTCGTCCCCTGCACCCCCACCACCTTCGCCCTCGAAGCCACCATTGCGACCCTCGCTACTCTACCCAGCGAGAAATACCGCATTCTCCTCACCGTCGTCCCGCCCAAACCCAGCCGCGAAGGTGAAAAAGCCCAGAAAGCGCTCAAGCAAGCCGGATTACCCGTCTTCAAACCGATGATTCGTCGCTTTGCCGCCTATCTCAAAGCCGAAAACGCCGGACTACCCGTAGGCCAAATTCGTGACCCCAAATCCAGTGACGCATGGGCTGAATACGAAGCCGTCGGCAAAGAAATGTGGAGAGTAGCGAGAAAATAA